In Geopsychrobacter electrodiphilus DSM 16401, a single window of DNA contains:
- the lspA gene encoding signal peptidase II: MEKNQAASVVIAWRWWILAFIVSMADLLIKFAVSTLMPYGQSIPLTGFFNLVHVWNTGAAFSFLADAGGWQRYFFITLALGVSAWLAIMLRRPRRRTEALGYSLILGGALGNGFDRIMRGVVVDYLDFYWQNWHWPAFNLADTGIVLGVSCILLATCNPESEKQ; encoded by the coding sequence ATGGAGAAAAATCAGGCTGCGAGTGTTGTCATCGCCTGGCGCTGGTGGATTCTGGCATTCATTGTGTCAATGGCTGATCTGCTCATAAAGTTCGCCGTCTCTACCCTGATGCCCTACGGCCAGAGCATTCCACTGACCGGCTTTTTTAACCTGGTGCATGTCTGGAACACCGGGGCGGCATTCAGCTTTCTCGCTGATGCCGGCGGCTGGCAGCGCTATTTCTTTATCACCCTGGCGCTCGGGGTGTCTGCCTGGTTAGCCATAATGCTGCGCAGACCACGCCGCAGAACAGAGGCGCTTGGCTACAGCCTGATTCTGGGCGGCGCCCTCGGCAATGGCTTCGACCGGATAATGCGCGGCGTTGTCGTCGATTACCTGGACTTTTACTGGCAAAACTGGCATTGGCCGGCGTTCAATCTAGCCGATACCGGCATCGTACTCGGGGTGTCATGTATATTGTTGGCTACATGTAACCCGGAATCTGAGAAGCAATAA
- a CDS encoding cytochrome c biogenesis CcdA family protein: METDINLSLWIAFSAGALSFSSPCVLPLLPSYVSYITGLTFGQLQEEHPGAKARLTVLLHTLVFILGFSAVFVSLGAIAGLASQAFQLYFREGLGWLQRGGGVLIFLFGIHLTGLFHFGILLGDKRVQVPNKPKGFLGTFLVGVVFAAGWTPCIGPILGAILALAAGTNSSAGQGVVLLSFYSAGLGIPFLISAMLFHGFLSAFKRFRKHIRLVEIVTGVMLMAVGAMLFLDYYARLTSYLFQWFPATG, translated from the coding sequence ATGGAAACCGACATCAACCTGAGCTTATGGATTGCGTTCTCCGCCGGGGCGCTCTCCTTTTCATCCCCCTGCGTACTCCCCTTGCTCCCTTCTTACGTCTCCTACATTACCGGCCTGACCTTCGGCCAACTCCAGGAAGAACATCCGGGCGCTAAGGCACGGCTGACCGTCCTGTTGCATACGCTGGTCTTTATCCTGGGTTTTTCCGCCGTATTCGTTAGCCTGGGTGCCATTGCCGGGCTGGCTTCCCAAGCCTTTCAGCTCTATTTTCGCGAGGGGCTTGGCTGGTTACAAAGGGGTGGCGGGGTGCTGATTTTTCTGTTCGGTATCCACCTGACCGGTCTGTTCCACTTCGGCATCCTGCTCGGGGACAAACGAGTTCAGGTTCCTAACAAACCTAAGGGTTTTCTGGGAACCTTCCTGGTGGGGGTTGTCTTTGCCGCAGGCTGGACTCCCTGTATCGGTCCGATTCTCGGGGCCATTCTGGCGTTGGCCGCCGGAACCAACTCCAGCGCGGGACAGGGTGTCGTGCTGCTGAGTTTTTATTCGGCGGGTCTGGGCATCCCCTTCCTGATCTCCGCCATGCTCTTTCACGGCTTTCTCTCTGCCTTCAAGCGGTTCCGCAAACATATCCGCCTGGTGGAAATTGTCACCGGCGTCATGCTGATGGCGGTCGGAGCTATGCTGTTTCTGGATTATTACGCCAGGCTTACGAGTTATCTCTTTCAGTGGTTTCCGGCAACCGGCTGA
- a CDS encoding right-handed parallel beta-helix repeat-containing protein, translating to MRITVKLASLGLLLFFSAACALSPQGRPAPLTGVLSGDIRWQGTVLIGGDLVVEKTAQLVIAPSTEVVFLPPAPGQDLFTERPNFPGCELIVRGTLIAEGTAAAPIIFRYIDPVAPAGSWGGINLRESPEVRLRYVRITQANSAIHSHKSKAVIEESVVENNLFGLRFSTTEFVIRNNLLRNNGTAIRFHFGSPTIYNNVITDNEKGLFITSYPNNYQIEGNNIVGNRRYAVVLGEEVRDDVRMAGNYWGTDNPEVIAAALFDGREDDYLGKVLYAPFADAPVSTAGVPWAH from the coding sequence ATGCGAATCACGGTGAAGCTTGCATCCCTGGGATTGCTGCTCTTTTTTTCGGCCGCCTGCGCCCTCTCTCCCCAAGGGCGACCCGCTCCGCTGACGGGGGTTCTTTCAGGTGACATCCGCTGGCAGGGGACGGTCTTGATCGGCGGAGATCTGGTGGTAGAGAAGACGGCGCAACTGGTCATCGCCCCCAGCACCGAGGTGGTTTTTCTGCCACCCGCGCCGGGGCAGGATCTTTTCACCGAGCGCCCCAACTTTCCCGGCTGCGAACTGATCGTCCGCGGCACCCTCATTGCTGAAGGAACCGCTGCGGCGCCAATTATCTTTCGATATATTGATCCGGTTGCACCCGCCGGGAGCTGGGGAGGGATCAACCTGCGCGAGAGCCCCGAGGTCCGCTTGCGTTATGTCCGCATCACCCAGGCCAACAGCGCCATTCACAGTCATAAATCCAAAGCCGTCATTGAAGAATCTGTTGTCGAAAACAATCTGTTTGGTCTACGCTTCAGCACCACCGAGTTCGTAATCAGGAACAATCTTCTTCGTAACAACGGTACTGCTATCCGTTTTCATTTTGGCTCCCCGACCATCTACAACAACGTCATCACGGACAACGAAAAGGGGCTCTTCATTACATCCTATCCGAACAACTATCAAATTGAAGGGAACAACATCGTCGGCAACCGCCGCTATGCGGTCGTACTCGGCGAAGAGGTCCGGGACGATGTGCGGATGGCGGGCAATTATTGGGGCACCGACAATCCCGAAGTGATCGCGGCGGCACTTTTTGACGGCCGGGAGGATGACTATCTGGGCAAAGTTCTCTATGCCCCCTTTGCTGATGCACCTGTCTCCACTGCCGGGGTCCCCTGGGCGCATTGA
- a CDS encoding SHOCT domain-containing protein, giving the protein MMRDWNDNWLCGPGVYFHGPWGMLVNLAFWILVVFLIVWVFRSLFGHKGPDRAPALSALDVLQQRYAAGEIEREEYERTKKELQG; this is encoded by the coding sequence ATGATGAGAGACTGGAACGACAACTGGCTGTGCGGGCCCGGCGTCTATTTTCACGGACCTTGGGGCATGCTTGTCAACCTTGCCTTCTGGATATTGGTGGTATTCTTGATCGTCTGGGTTTTTAGGTCCTTGTTTGGGCATAAAGGCCCCGACAGAGCGCCAGCCTTATCCGCCTTGGACGTCTTGCAGCAGCGTTATGCGGCAGGTGAGATAGAGCGTGAAGAATATGAGCGGACAAAGAAAGAGCTGCAGGGCTGA
- a CDS encoding DUF302 domain-containing protein — MSYYFNKELSLAFDEAVARVISELKLQEFGILTEIDIKETLKKKINVNFRKYHIIGACNPNFAHWALQSEDKIGVMLPCNVIVQELDDGRVEVAAVDPVASMQAIDNPELADIAGQMRLRLQRVIENL; from the coding sequence ATGAGCTATTATTTCAATAAAGAATTATCCTTGGCTTTTGATGAAGCGGTGGCACGAGTCATTTCAGAGCTCAAGCTGCAGGAGTTCGGCATTTTGACCGAAATTGACATCAAGGAGACCTTGAAGAAGAAGATCAATGTCAATTTCCGCAAGTATCATATCATCGGCGCCTGCAACCCCAACTTTGCCCATTGGGCACTGCAGAGTGAAGATAAAATTGGTGTCATGCTGCCCTGTAACGTCATCGTACAGGAACTGGACGATGGACGTGTAGAGGTTGCGGCAGTCGATCCCGTCGCTTCGATGCAGGCGATTGACAACCCCGAACTCGCTGATATCGCGGGGCAGATGAGGCTCAGACTGCAGCGGGTCATCGAGAATCTTTAA
- a CDS encoding DsrE family protein has product MKKTCISRFTGFMLIGLFLMISAGPAIAVDDREALEGMTTAKVVFDVNKGDPQKLLRALVAIRNTGERLARQGVQPDMVVTFRGPMVACLADMNEDPDVDEYKQDILDKISWNIIELRRSGVQLEICSLALSLVGMEDSELLSGIKKVGNSLVSLIAYQNKGYAMVAI; this is encoded by the coding sequence ATGAAAAAGACATGTATTAGCAGGTTTACTGGTTTCATGCTGATTGGTTTGTTCCTGATGATTTCTGCCGGCCCGGCCATCGCAGTCGATGACCGGGAGGCGCTTGAAGGAATGACTACTGCCAAGGTTGTGTTTGATGTCAATAAGGGCGATCCGCAAAAGCTGTTACGGGCCTTGGTTGCGATCAGAAATACCGGCGAAAGGCTGGCCCGGCAGGGTGTGCAACCCGATATGGTCGTGACCTTCCGGGGTCCCATGGTCGCTTGCCTGGCCGATATGAATGAAGACCCGGATGTGGATGAGTATAAGCAAGATATCCTGGATAAAATTTCCTGGAACATCATTGAGTTAAGAAGATCTGGCGTTCAGCTGGAAATCTGTTCCCTCGCTCTTAGCCTGGTCGGTATGGAAGACTCCGAGCTGCTGTCCGGCATCAAGAAAGTCGGAAACAGTCTGGTCTCTCTGATCGCTTATCAAAATAAAGGCTACGCGATGGTGGCCATTTAG
- a CDS encoding double zinc ribbon domain-containing protein produces the protein MYWDGSCANGATWFSYWWLPGFGLVLLLLALVVIGLLVRQLRRPRVVDATCPKCSGAVRSVYFRCPHCGETLKNNCPACSRVVESGWVCCPHCTAALAK, from the coding sequence ATGTATTGGGACGGTTCCTGCGCTAATGGCGCCACCTGGTTTTCTTACTGGTGGCTACCGGGGTTCGGACTGGTTCTGCTGCTTCTGGCGCTGGTCGTTATCGGCCTGCTGGTCAGACAGCTACGCCGCCCGAGGGTCGTCGATGCGACTTGCCCCAAGTGTTCAGGTGCGGTCCGCAGCGTCTATTTTCGCTGTCCCCATTGTGGAGAAACCTTGAAGAATAATTGTCCGGCCTGCAGTCGGGTGGTGGAGAGCGGTTGGGTCTGCTGTCCCCACTGTACTGCAGCGCTGGCAAAGTGA
- a CDS encoding sigma-54-dependent transcriptional regulator → MKQNKAAIMVVDDDTAHRTMLKAHLADKGYEIVEADDGDVAIHLAREREIDLVLLDLKMKRIGGMEALEAIHAVKPDLPVIIITAFSSVENAVEAMQKGAFDYVTKPVDAAELALKVERALSFDSLRHENAALKERLGEKFDFGKIIGSSRPMREMFETLALVAPSDATVLINGESGTGKELVANAVHQNSLRAAEAFVKVNCAALHENLLESELFGHEKGAFTGAAEQRKGRFELAHKGTLFLDEIGDMSPTTQAKILRVLQEGEFERLGGAKTITVDVRLLAATHKDLLQMVEEGSFRQDLFFRLSVVPLVLPPLRERVEDIPQLAGHFLEKYSSKNRKDIRGIHPEALDALLAYSWPGNIRELENTLERAVILCLGEQINLQELPGPVRQAAASSERPFALRPGHSLKEMEKDLIIATLAQTEGNRTHAAGILGISRQTLQNKLKEYNLS, encoded by the coding sequence ATGAAGCAGAATAAAGCGGCTATCATGGTGGTTGATGACGATACCGCCCACCGAACCATGCTCAAGGCCCATCTGGCCGACAAAGGGTATGAGATCGTTGAAGCCGATGATGGCGATGTGGCTATTCATCTGGCCCGGGAGCGCGAGATCGATCTGGTTCTTCTCGACCTGAAGATGAAGCGGATCGGAGGGATGGAGGCGCTGGAGGCGATCCACGCAGTAAAGCCGGATTTACCGGTGATCATCATCACCGCCTTCTCCTCGGTGGAAAATGCGGTGGAAGCGATGCAGAAGGGTGCTTTTGACTATGTCACCAAGCCGGTAGATGCCGCCGAGCTGGCCCTGAAGGTGGAGCGGGCGCTCAGTTTCGATTCTCTACGGCATGAGAATGCCGCGCTTAAAGAGCGGCTCGGTGAAAAATTCGACTTCGGCAAGATCATCGGCAGTAGCCGACCCATGCGTGAAATGTTCGAGACCCTGGCTCTGGTCGCACCCTCCGATGCCACCGTGCTGATTAATGGTGAGTCGGGCACTGGTAAGGAGTTGGTCGCCAACGCTGTTCACCAGAACAGTCTGCGGGCGGCGGAGGCCTTCGTCAAGGTCAACTGCGCCGCGCTGCATGAAAATCTGCTCGAGAGCGAGCTGTTCGGTCATGAAAAAGGCGCATTTACCGGTGCCGCCGAACAGCGTAAGGGTCGCTTCGAGCTGGCTCATAAGGGGACGCTGTTTCTCGATGAGATCGGCGACATGAGTCCGACCACCCAGGCCAAGATTCTGCGTGTGCTGCAGGAGGGGGAATTTGAACGTCTCGGCGGCGCAAAGACGATTACGGTTGATGTGCGTCTGCTCGCCGCTACCCACAAGGACCTGCTGCAGATGGTGGAGGAAGGTAGTTTTCGTCAGGATCTTTTTTTTCGCCTCAGCGTCGTCCCTTTAGTGCTCCCTCCGCTGCGCGAGCGGGTCGAAGACATTCCGCAACTGGCGGGACATTTTCTTGAAAAGTATAGTAGCAAAAACCGCAAGGATATTCGCGGTATTCATCCCGAGGCTCTGGATGCCCTGCTTGCTTACTCCTGGCCCGGTAATATCCGTGAACTGGAAAATACCTTGGAACGGGCGGTTATCCTTTGCCTTGGTGAACAGATCAATTTGCAGGAACTTCCCGGTCCCGTGCGTCAGGCAGCCGCGAGCAGCGAGCGGCCCTTTGCTTTGCGGCCCGGGCACAGTCTCAAAGAGATGGAAAAGGATCTGATCATCGCCACCCTCGCCCAGACCGAGGGTAACCGCACCCACGCCGCCGGAATTCTCGGTATCAGTCGTCAGACCTTGCAGAACAAACTTAAAGAATACAATCTCTCCTGA
- a CDS encoding two-component system sensor histidine kinase NtrB, whose amino-acid sequence MVFIKKMIPASHRVNRFSLPALGLMLAAIILALILGVVTWRNLDREERLMEDFLLERGLTLIRAFEAGTRTSMMMSWQESTLATLVRETARAESVAYVAITDASGRLLTKAGGSISGTDILPFTQVLTEKRPLTRRTTDAAGRVVFEVGKEFNPITETDTGRERMMSRWQQWCGTDCATEDQIESRVIFVGLYMGQFESAQQEDLRQSLLMGGLLLLLGSAGFYFLFLSQQTRVARITLANMELYTRNVIDSMPAGLVTLDEQYRIVSLNDKAQGIFSAHGKALVGKSLDSLTGKGQCEIAPLIRQGREVIEQAMECQRENGETVPVKVSTSRLIDKDGKPLGTVLIIHDMREIRLMEEALERSRRHAALGRMAAGIAHEIRNPLGTLRGFAQYFSKFGSIDPHAEEYVELMVGEVDRLNRTISALLQFARPRELEAAEIDLTELLQRTARLLQDELSASDLNLNLEPPTRPIRFSADSDLLTQLLINLLQNAQAATEAGGEISLGAAERDEEILLWVEDNGRGMTPEERSHMFDPFYTTRKTGTGLGLAMVQQIIEQHAGRIEVKTAPQQGTRIEVVLPREVRQTKGINNPAERYILPNSQGDGI is encoded by the coding sequence ATGGTTTTCATCAAGAAAATGATCCCCGCCTCGCACCGCGTCAACAGATTTTCTCTGCCCGCATTGGGCCTCATGCTGGCTGCGATTATCCTAGCCCTGATCCTCGGGGTGGTGACCTGGCGCAATCTGGATCGCGAAGAGCGCCTGATGGAAGACTTTCTGTTGGAGAGGGGTCTGACCCTCATCCGTGCTTTCGAGGCGGGCACGCGCACCTCGATGATGATGAGCTGGCAGGAAAGCACGTTGGCGACCCTGGTGCGAGAGACGGCACGCGCGGAATCGGTCGCTTATGTTGCGATTACCGATGCTTCCGGACGCCTGCTGACGAAAGCAGGGGGAAGTATCAGTGGCACCGATATCCTTCCATTTACGCAGGTTCTGACTGAAAAGCGGCCTTTAACCCGGCGAACAACCGACGCTGCCGGTCGTGTTGTGTTCGAAGTTGGCAAGGAGTTCAATCCGATTACGGAGACAGACACTGGGCGTGAGAGGATGATGAGCCGCTGGCAGCAATGGTGCGGAACGGACTGCGCGACGGAAGATCAGATCGAGAGCCGGGTGATTTTTGTCGGTCTGTACATGGGACAATTCGAATCCGCCCAACAGGAGGATCTCCGTCAGAGTCTGCTTATGGGGGGACTTCTGCTCCTGCTGGGATCGGCCGGATTTTACTTCCTCTTCCTCTCTCAGCAGACCCGGGTGGCCAGAATCACCCTGGCCAACATGGAACTCTACACGCGCAATGTCATCGACAGCATGCCAGCCGGGTTGGTTACCCTGGATGAGCAGTATCGGATTGTCTCGCTTAACGATAAGGCACAGGGAATCTTCAGTGCGCATGGAAAGGCGCTTGTAGGGAAATCGTTGGATAGTCTGACCGGCAAGGGGCAATGCGAGATTGCGCCGTTGATTCGTCAGGGGCGGGAGGTTATAGAACAAGCGATGGAGTGCCAGAGGGAGAATGGCGAGACGGTTCCGGTCAAGGTGAGCACCTCGCGTCTGATTGACAAGGATGGAAAACCGCTGGGAACGGTATTGATTATCCACGATATGCGCGAAATTCGGCTGATGGAAGAGGCGCTGGAACGCTCGCGCCGGCACGCAGCCCTCGGGCGCATGGCGGCTGGGATTGCCCACGAGATCCGCAATCCGCTGGGAACCCTGCGTGGCTTTGCCCAGTATTTTTCCAAATTCGGCAGCATAGATCCGCATGCCGAAGAATATGTCGAGCTGATGGTCGGCGAAGTTGATCGGCTCAATCGGACCATCTCCGCCCTGTTGCAATTCGCCCGTCCGCGGGAGTTGGAAGCGGCTGAGATCGATCTGACCGAGCTGCTGCAGCGCACCGCGCGCCTGTTGCAGGATGAACTGAGCGCCAGTGACCTGAACCTTAATCTCGAGCCGCCCACCAGGCCGATCCGCTTCAGCGCAGACTCAGACCTGCTGACCCAGCTGCTGATCAACCTGCTGCAGAACGCTCAGGCAGCTACCGAAGCCGGTGGAGAGATCAGTCTCGGAGCAGCGGAGCGGGACGAAGAGATCCTTCTTTGGGTGGAAGACAACGGCCGGGGCATGACCCCGGAGGAACGCTCGCACATGTTCGATCCGTTCTATACCACGCGTAAAACCGGAACCGGGCTGGGGCTGGCGATGGTTCAGCAGATTATTGAGCAGCACGCCGGGCGCATCGAAGTGAAGACGGCACCACAGCAGGGCACCCGGATCGAAGTTGTTCTGCCGCGAGAAGTACGACAAACTAAGGGAATTAATAATCCTGCAGAGCGGTACATTCTTCCGAATTCGCAAGGGGATGGGATATGA
- a CDS encoding ArsR/SmtB family transcription factor, giving the protein MSNDICQLYYVDQERVARARARMRDDRTIVDLAETFKVLGEPTRVRILHAIAEEELCVCDIAAVVVATQSAISHQLRILRSARLVRSRKEGKMVYYSLDDDHVRHLFEEGIRHLEEG; this is encoded by the coding sequence ATGTCAAACGATATCTGTCAACTCTACTACGTAGATCAGGAGCGGGTTGCACGGGCCAGAGCGCGGATGCGCGATGACCGCACCATCGTCGACCTGGCCGAAACCTTCAAGGTTCTGGGGGAGCCGACGCGAGTCCGCATCCTGCACGCCATCGCCGAGGAAGAGCTCTGCGTCTGCGATATTGCGGCGGTGGTCGTCGCGACCCAATCGGCGATCTCCCACCAGCTGCGCATTCTGCGTTCCGCGCGGCTGGTTCGATCGAGAAAAGAGGGCAAGATGGTCTACTACTCCCTCGACGATGATCATGTGCGTCACCTGTTCGAAGAAGGAATCCGTCATCTGGAAGAGGGCTGA
- the feoB gene encoding ferrous iron transport protein B: protein MNQQSGCGCHGSQPEEDSALKKIVLVGNPNVGKSALFNRLTGSYVVVSNYPGTTVEVSRGKCQIGTEEFQIEDTPGMYSLRPITEEEQVSRDILLTGGAEVVLHVVDAKNLKRMLSFTLQLAEAGLPVVLVLNMIDEANQLKIDINTQLLEKKLGIPVVAISALSGQGVAQLKEKIAVYRQPETTPEIFYGDAVEAALNTLAPIMPAGRGLSQRSLALLLIQGDAAISAEEQELEGRSSDFLDTTLANLEEQLEESASYVVPMTLHQCAVNTCTETFAPPASKYNSFANRLSGWTMRPLTGVPILLLVLYFGLYKFVGEFGAGTIVDFLEADLFGAYISPWINNLLQTYIPWQPIRDLLGMEYGIITLGIRYAIAIILPIVGTFFIAFSIIEDTGYLPRLALLVDRIFKKIGLNGRAVIPMTLGFGCDTMATIVTRTLETKRERIIATLLLALAIPCSAQLGVILGMVAENPGAMAVWAGFMLFIFLFIGFLTARLMPGDRPNFYMEVPPLRMPRPGAVFMKTYTRMQWYFVEILPLFILASVLIWLGKITATFDVVVSWLSYVMGWIGLPKEAAVAFLFGFFRRDYGAAGLFDLQQAGALTGNQLAVAVITLTLFVPCIAQFLVMKKERGFKMACAMALFIFPFAFATGGLVNALLNLTGIQL, encoded by the coding sequence ATGAATCAGCAAAGCGGTTGCGGCTGCCATGGCAGCCAGCCCGAAGAAGACTCAGCGCTCAAAAAAATTGTCCTGGTCGGCAACCCCAATGTCGGCAAGAGCGCCCTGTTCAACCGCCTGACCGGCTCTTACGTGGTGGTCTCCAACTACCCGGGCACTACGGTGGAGGTATCGCGCGGTAAATGTCAGATCGGGACCGAAGAGTTTCAGATCGAAGACACCCCGGGGATGTACTCCTTGAGGCCGATCACCGAGGAGGAACAGGTCTCGCGTGATATCCTGCTGACCGGCGGCGCCGAGGTGGTGCTGCATGTGGTCGACGCCAAGAATCTCAAGCGGATGCTCTCCTTCACCCTGCAATTGGCCGAAGCGGGTCTGCCGGTGGTGCTGGTGCTCAACATGATCGATGAAGCCAATCAGCTGAAAATCGACATAAATACCCAGCTGCTGGAGAAGAAACTCGGCATCCCGGTGGTGGCGATCTCGGCCCTTTCCGGTCAGGGGGTTGCTCAGCTGAAGGAAAAAATTGCCGTTTATCGTCAACCGGAAACGACTCCGGAGATTTTTTACGGGGATGCCGTCGAAGCGGCGCTGAATACCTTGGCCCCGATCATGCCAGCCGGGCGTGGCTTGTCGCAGCGGTCTCTGGCTCTGTTGCTGATTCAGGGCGATGCAGCCATTAGCGCAGAAGAACAGGAATTGGAAGGACGCTCCAGCGACTTTCTCGATACCACCCTGGCAAACCTGGAAGAGCAACTGGAAGAGTCCGCCAGCTACGTGGTACCGATGACGCTCCATCAATGTGCTGTCAACACTTGCACCGAAACCTTTGCGCCGCCAGCCAGCAAATATAATTCCTTCGCAAATCGCTTGAGTGGCTGGACCATGCGACCGCTGACGGGTGTCCCCATCCTGCTGCTGGTGCTCTATTTCGGTCTTTATAAGTTCGTCGGCGAGTTCGGGGCTGGCACCATCGTCGACTTTCTCGAGGCCGACCTCTTCGGGGCATATATCAGTCCCTGGATAAACAATCTCCTGCAGACATACATCCCCTGGCAGCCGATCCGTGATCTGCTGGGGATGGAATACGGCATCATCACCCTGGGGATTCGCTACGCCATTGCTATCATCCTGCCGATTGTCGGCACCTTTTTCATCGCCTTTTCGATCATCGAAGACACCGGCTACCTGCCCCGCCTGGCACTGCTGGTCGACCGGATCTTTAAAAAGATTGGCCTCAACGGTCGCGCAGTGATCCCCATGACCCTCGGTTTCGGCTGCGACACCATGGCCACCATAGTCACCCGTACCCTGGAAACCAAAAGGGAACGAATCATCGCCACCCTGCTATTGGCCCTGGCGATCCCCTGCAGTGCCCAGCTCGGCGTCATCCTCGGCATGGTCGCCGAGAACCCCGGTGCCATGGCGGTCTGGGCCGGGTTCATGCTGTTCATTTTTCTGTTTATCGGTTTTCTGACCGCGCGGCTGATGCCTGGCGACCGGCCGAACTTCTACATGGAAGTCCCACCATTACGCATGCCCCGCCCGGGAGCGGTCTTCATGAAAACCTACACCCGTATGCAGTGGTATTTCGTGGAAATTTTACCGCTGTTCATTCTGGCCAGTGTGCTGATCTGGTTGGGCAAAATCACCGCAACCTTTGACGTCGTCGTCTCCTGGCTATCGTATGTGATGGGCTGGATCGGCCTGCCGAAAGAAGCTGCAGTGGCCTTTCTGTTCGGCTTTTTCCGCCGTGATTACGGCGCCGCCGGACTTTTCGACCTGCAGCAGGCCGGAGCCCTGACCGGCAACCAGTTGGCCGTGGCGGTAATCACCCTGACTCTGTTTGTCCCCTGCATCGCCCAGTTCCTGGTGATGAAAAAAGAACGAGGGTTCAAAATGGCCTGTGCCATGGCTCTGTTTATCTTCCCCTTCGCCTTTGCGACCGGTGGTCTGGTGAACGCCCTGCTGAATCTCACCGGGATTCAGTTGTGA
- a CDS encoding metal-dependent transcriptional regulator, translating to MKINEQIEEALEVLWVCLVDARPQLNTKSQLSAKLEISLDQLAQEGLVDLSGETIHFTQAGKQEAALAIRRHRLSERLFHDIIETDQTDMEEAACQVEHIVKKGIEEKICRLLGHPETCPHGKPIPPGECCRKARETKEKFVVPLTSLKPGECGTIAYIKAGDSKKLQKLMVMGVLPGNNIELNASFPSFVFSVDYSQYAVDTDMAAAIIVRRSGI from the coding sequence ATGAAAATAAATGAGCAGATTGAAGAAGCGCTAGAGGTTCTGTGGGTCTGTCTAGTGGACGCTCGCCCGCAGCTAAACACGAAAAGCCAGTTGAGCGCGAAATTGGAGATCTCCCTTGACCAGCTAGCTCAGGAGGGGCTGGTTGATCTATCGGGGGAAACCATCCATTTCACCCAGGCGGGAAAGCAAGAAGCCGCACTGGCGATCCGCCGACACCGCCTTTCGGAACGCCTGTTTCACGATATCATCGAGACCGACCAGACGGACATGGAGGAAGCGGCCTGCCAGGTGGAGCACATCGTCAAAAAGGGGATCGAGGAAAAAATCTGTCGGCTTCTGGGACATCCCGAGACTTGCCCCCATGGTAAACCAATCCCGCCCGGCGAATGCTGCCGCAAGGCCCGCGAGACGAAAGAGAAATTTGTTGTCCCCCTGACCAGCCTGAAGCCGGGGGAGTGCGGAACCATCGCCTACATCAAGGCCGGTGATTCGAAGAAGCTACAGAAATTGATGGTCATGGGAGTCCTGCCCGGCAATAACATCGAGCTGAACGCCAGCTTTCCCTCCTTCGTCTTTTCCGTCGACTACAGTCAGTACGCGGTTGATACGGATATGGCGGCGGCCATTATTGTCAGGCGGAGCGGAATTTGA
- a CDS encoding GTP-binding protein EngB, translating to MADPVDGESSATIRARVEKARAIQRERLAAYGLHANSSMAARHIRKFCPLDEAGQKLLEMVVDKLGMSARSYSRILKVARTIADLAGEVNIGQMHLAEAIQYRGLDRKLG from the coding sequence TTGGCTGATCCAGTGGATGGTGAATCTTCTGCGACTATCCGTGCCAGAGTGGAAAAGGCCCGTGCCATACAGCGGGAACGTCTTGCGGCTTATGGCCTGCATGCGAACTCTTCCATGGCTGCCCGACACATCCGCAAGTTCTGCCCGCTCGACGAGGCGGGGCAAAAACTGCTGGAGATGGTGGTCGACAAACTCGGTATGTCAGCTCGTAGTTACAGCCGGATTCTCAAAGTGGCACGAACTATTGCTGATCTCGCAGGAGAAGTGAATATTGGTCAGATGCATCTCGCTGAGGCAATTCAGTATCGCGGATTGGATCGGAAATTGGGGTGA